A stretch of the Acidilobus sp. 7A genome encodes the following:
- a CDS encoding glycosyltransferase family 4 protein produces MRVALIHAVFFSAGGAERLLLEMRRALKDLGHDVDLYTAYFDKRAWDVITNGMSDVPEPIILREPMISKIFRKAQLLRMLLAAWRLEEPVERLRPHYDLVIETQISVPFRWADATYVHFPLVDSLKLLEHQHRLRLYERAYNSLVIWMARALADYTKPVMTNSTWSAKYIRETYGSKRVYVVHPPVNVEELSSIGGDRGRIVLTVSRIDWGKNVTEIPEVAKLVPEAEFYLVGSTRLDSGPVLEVLKERAEGLNNFHLETDVPRRRILELMSQASIYLHPPFAEHFGVAIAEAAAAGLVPVVYRDGGGWTDIASRVDQGLGYTSVEEAASIIRSLLNDPGRLKELSAKAREVAKGFSYERFKERLDEVIKELAGPKAKS; encoded by the coding sequence GTGAGGGTAGCGCTGATCCACGCGGTGTTCTTCAGCGCCGGAGGAGCTGAGAGGCTACTCCTAGAGATGCGCAGAGCCTTGAAGGATCTAGGCCATGACGTTGATCTTTATACGGCCTATTTTGATAAGAGAGCCTGGGATGTAATAACTAATGGCATGAGTGATGTTCCAGAGCCAATTATCCTCAGGGAACCTATGATCAGTAAGATTTTTCGCAAAGCGCAGCTACTTAGGATGCTCTTAGCTGCTTGGCGCCTAGAGGAACCCGTTGAGAGGCTCAGGCCCCACTACGACCTAGTTATTGAGACCCAGATTAGCGTGCCGTTCAGGTGGGCAGACGCCACTTACGTGCACTTCCCGCTTGTCGACAGTCTGAAGTTATTGGAGCACCAGCACAGGTTGCGCCTCTATGAGAGGGCCTACAACTCGCTTGTCATCTGGATGGCCAGGGCGCTCGCGGATTACACTAAGCCTGTGATGACCAACAGCACCTGGTCAGCTAAGTACATAAGGGAGACATACGGTAGCAAGAGGGTCTACGTCGTTCACCCCCCGGTTAACGTGGAGGAGCTGTCGTCAATAGGCGGCGACAGGGGCAGGATAGTTCTTACTGTGAGCAGAATAGACTGGGGCAAGAATGTTACTGAGATCCCGGAGGTGGCTAAGCTTGTGCCTGAGGCCGAGTTCTACCTAGTTGGATCTACAAGACTTGACTCAGGGCCCGTTCTAGAGGTCCTCAAGGAGAGGGCTGAGGGTCTAAACAACTTCCACCTTGAGACCGACGTGCCAAGGAGGAGGATCCTCGAGCTCATGTCACAGGCCTCAATTTACCTTCACCCTCCCTTCGCCGAGCACTTCGGGGTAGCGATTGCTGAGGCCGCTGCAGCAGGCCTTGTGCCAGTGGTCTACAGGGACGGGGGTGGGTGGACTGACATAGCCTCAAGGGTGGACCAGGGGCTTGGGTACACGAGCGTTGAGGAGGCCGCATCAATAATAAGGTCGCTGCTTAACGACCCTGGGAGGCTTAAGGAGCTATCGGCCAAGGCCAGGGAGGTAGCCAAGGGGTTCAGCTACGAGAGGTTTAAGGAGAGGCTTGATGAAGTAATTAAGGAGCTGGCAGGACCTAAAGCTAAGAGTTAG
- a CDS encoding glycosyltransferase family A protein produces MTGQPYISVIVTAYNRRRYLPFALRSLEAQMLPRDRFEVIVVKNFEDKESDDIILRNGWKEVYNNDLYQGRMVLASLEESRGEVIAFLDDDDMYVNNRLEEVYKAFTSFKRLVYFQNSQTLIDENGNVLERPPPSPLISKNLVGGSPIVVDVDRLRGLAKRYNVSVADLVLKVRAGADFNSSSLAVRRPVLEPHVQLLKRLPISIDSFVFVSSVKAGGLMYFTDEKLTLYRVHGASFSANFSMQLGDVRAAELRAALGYLKFAVAYRLISEVLGDDCNYYGLHSLSTRAGLQMLLRLGPLPSCLMVSLRDLARALRCYLRGPWSLAESGLLPALVSFALYPLFSSPLGGALYRLGQSVYKRVYYSKYTKPRPSW; encoded by the coding sequence TTGACGGGTCAGCCTTACATCTCAGTCATAGTTACTGCCTACAACAGGAGGAGGTACCTGCCGTTCGCCCTGAGGAGCCTAGAGGCCCAGATGCTTCCGAGGGATAGGTTTGAAGTAATCGTGGTTAAGAACTTCGAGGACAAGGAGTCTGATGACATAATCTTAAGGAACGGCTGGAAGGAGGTATATAACAATGACCTCTATCAGGGCAGGATGGTCCTGGCGAGCCTTGAGGAGTCGAGGGGCGAGGTGATAGCCTTTCTTGACGATGACGACATGTATGTCAACAATAGACTTGAGGAGGTCTACAAGGCCTTCACTTCGTTTAAGCGCCTTGTATACTTCCAAAACTCGCAGACGTTAATTGACGAAAATGGTAATGTGCTTGAGAGGCCCCCGCCTTCTCCCCTTATATCTAAGAACCTTGTCGGAGGAAGCCCTATAGTTGTTGATGTTGATAGGCTGCGCGGGCTCGCCAAAAGATATAACGTGAGCGTTGCTGACCTGGTACTTAAAGTAAGGGCTGGGGCTGACTTCAACAGCAGCTCACTGGCAGTTAGGAGGCCCGTCTTAGAGCCTCATGTCCAGCTGCTAAAGAGGCTTCCGATAAGCATAGATAGCTTCGTGTTCGTTAGCTCAGTAAAGGCCGGAGGCCTCATGTACTTCACTGACGAAAAGCTGACGCTATACAGGGTTCACGGGGCCAGTTTCTCCGCCAACTTCTCCATGCAGCTCGGCGACGTCAGGGCCGCTGAGCTCAGGGCGGCCCTGGGCTACCTGAAGTTTGCGGTGGCCTACAGACTCATCAGTGAGGTGCTCGGGGACGACTGCAACTACTACGGCCTTCACTCCCTGTCGACCAGGGCCGGGCTTCAGATGCTGCTCAGGCTCGGCCCTCTGCCATCCTGCCTCATGGTAAGCCTAAGGGACCTGGCCAGGGCGCTCAGGTGCTACCTGAGAGGCCCGTGGAGCCTCGCGGAGTCCGGCCTGCTACCGGCGCTCGTCTCCTTCGCCCTGTACCCCCTGTTCTCCTCCCCCCTGGGCGGGGCGCTCTACAGGCTGGGCCAGTCTGTTTACAAGAGGGTTTACTACTCAAAGTACACCAAGCCCAGGCCAAGCTGGTGA
- a CDS encoding glycosyltransferase family A protein, with the protein MDQPYISVIVTAYNRRRYLPFALRSLEAQTLPRDKFEVVVVKNFEDKESDSIISRNGWKDVYNDDSYHGRMVLASLEESRGEVIAFLDDDDMYVNNRLEEVYKAFTSFKRLVYFQNSQTLIDENGNVLERPPPSPLISKNLVGGSPIVVDVDRLRGLAKRYNVSVADLVLKVRAGADFNSSSLAVRRPS; encoded by the coding sequence TTGGACCAGCCCTACATCTCGGTCATAGTTACTGCCTACAACAGGAGGAGGTACCTTCCGTTCGCGCTGAGGAGCCTTGAGGCCCAGACGCTTCCGAGGGACAAATTTGAGGTAGTTGTCGTCAAGAACTTCGAGGACAAGGAGTCTGACAGTATAATATCAAGGAACGGCTGGAAGGACGTCTATAATGATGACTCCTACCACGGCAGGATGGTCCTGGCGAGCCTTGAGGAGTCGAGGGGCGAGGTGATAGCCTTTCTTGACGATGACGACATGTATGTCAACAATAGACTTGAGGAGGTCTACAAGGCCTTCACTTCGTTTAAGCGCCTTGTATACTTCCAAAACTCGCAGACGTTAATTGACGAAAATGGTAATGTGCTTGAGAGGCCCCCGCCTTCTCCCCTTATATCTAAGAACCTTGTCGGAGGAAGCCCTATAGTTGTTGATGTTGATAGGCTGCGCGGGCTCGCCAAAAGATATAACGTGAGCGTTGCTGACCTGGTACTTAAAGTAAGGGCTGGGGCTGACTTCAACAGCAGCTCACTGGCAGTTAGGAGGCCGTCTTAG
- a CDS encoding FkbM family methyltransferase — MCKLRFRRCFIKGDYEVPEVLSGLKDRDVIDVGANTGDTALYFVLNGARKVIALEPLPNVAKCAEENARLSGATDKVNVINAALGGGPVSVPCDYDLWSSIGFSTLSTSGPCKVPGVTLSDLLDMIDDPYLLKMDCEGCEAEAILGPERERLRAFEHIIFETHPFITGVSNEKLLASLKELGFECRLHITLEPKLGQNIYHCKTLS, encoded by the coding sequence TTGTGTAAGCTCCGCTTTCGCCGATGTTTTATAAAAGGCGACTACGAGGTCCCTGAGGTACTCTCAGGCCTCAAGGACAGGGACGTTATCGACGTGGGGGCTAACACAGGTGACACGGCCCTCTACTTCGTCCTCAACGGGGCAAGGAAGGTGATAGCCCTTGAGCCCCTGCCCAATGTGGCCAAGTGCGCAGAGGAGAACGCGAGGCTGAGCGGCGCTACCGACAAGGTAAATGTGATAAATGCAGCCCTTGGCGGTGGGCCTGTAAGTGTACCGTGCGACTATGACCTGTGGTCGTCTATTGGCTTCTCCACGCTCAGCACCAGTGGCCCCTGTAAGGTGCCAGGCGTCACTTTAAGTGACCTACTTGACATGATTGACGACCCATACCTGCTCAAGATGGACTGCGAGGGCTGCGAGGCCGAGGCTATACTTGGCCCCGAGAGGGAGAGGCTGAGGGCCTTTGAGCACATAATATTTGAGACGCATCCCTTCATCACTGGCGTCAGCAACGAGAAGCTACTTGCCTCACTTAAAGAGCTGGGGTTTGAGTGCAGGCTTCACATCACGCTTGAACCAAAGCTAGGTCAAAACATCTACCACTGTAAAACTTTAAGCTAA
- a CDS encoding zinc-binding dehydrogenase: MRAVVFERHGGPEVLHEAELPDPRPAPDEVVIRVSHTSLNRIDALIRKGYPGIKVRLPHVLGSDVFGVIEEVGNNVTHLREGQGVILSPVHGCGHCNYCLSGRENMCRLWSMLGFHEDGSYAELVKAPARVALPASGSPEELGALPLSLLTAYRALVSVGNVSRGQDVLIWGATGGLGTIAVQVAKAYGARVIATTRSEEKEWVLKQAGADLIVNTSEEDAVSRVMEFTDGKGADLVIDYVVGTTLDRSLEALAGGGTIVVFGYLGGPVKELNWNRFYLKHARVVGTHTGSPWEMERALELHRQGLVRPIITRRMGLSQAAEAHRVMEEGSLVGKLSMKVDL; the protein is encoded by the coding sequence GTGAGGGCAGTCGTCTTTGAAAGGCACGGGGGCCCGGAGGTGCTTCACGAGGCAGAGCTTCCTGACCCAAGGCCTGCACCTGACGAGGTCGTCATAAGGGTCTCCCACACGTCCCTCAACAGGATAGACGCGCTTATCCGTAAAGGCTACCCTGGCATAAAGGTGAGGCTCCCCCACGTCCTGGGCTCAGACGTCTTCGGGGTCATAGAGGAGGTGGGAAACAACGTGACACACCTGAGGGAGGGGCAGGGGGTTATACTCTCGCCGGTCCACGGCTGCGGCCACTGCAATTACTGCCTCAGCGGCAGGGAGAACATGTGCAGGCTGTGGTCCATGCTCGGCTTCCACGAGGACGGCTCCTACGCTGAGCTTGTGAAGGCGCCTGCCAGGGTCGCCCTCCCGGCTTCCGGCAGCCCGGAGGAGTTAGGCGCCCTGCCGCTGTCCCTGCTGACCGCCTACAGGGCGCTCGTCAGCGTAGGCAACGTCTCAAGGGGGCAGGACGTGCTCATATGGGGGGCGACGGGCGGCCTCGGCACGATAGCTGTGCAGGTTGCGAAGGCTTACGGGGCCAGGGTGATAGCCACCACTCGCAGCGAGGAGAAGGAGTGGGTCCTCAAGCAGGCCGGGGCCGACCTCATAGTTAACACGAGCGAGGAGGACGCAGTCTCAAGGGTCATGGAGTTCACCGACGGCAAGGGTGCCGACCTTGTTATCGACTACGTGGTGGGCACGACCCTCGACAGAAGCCTTGAGGCCCTAGCCGGTGGGGGCACCATAGTGGTCTTCGGCTACCTGGGCGGCCCTGTCAAGGAGCTCAACTGGAACAGGTTCTACCTCAAGCACGCAAGGGTGGTGGGCACCCACACGGGCAGCCCGTGGGAGATGGAGAGGGCCCTCGAGCTCCACAGGCAGGGCCTGGTGAGGCCGATCATAACGAGGAGGATGGGGCTCTCGCAGGCGGCCGAGGCCCACAGGGTAATGGAGGAGGGCTCCCTCGTGGGCAAGCTGTCGATGAAGGTCGACCTGTAA
- a CDS encoding GNAT family N-acetyltransferase, whose protein sequence is MARLRPYSDGDLRQLLEVEEESFPAGQRYSAETFRYLMSLRGSFTIVAEEGDIIVGYVIGYMEGRGVGHVASLAVRKAYRRRGVGTALMLEAERLLREEGAVVIRLEVSASNGAAQALYLKLGYRPAARLPGYYAGREDGVLMIKALA, encoded by the coding sequence GTGGCGCGCCTGAGGCCCTACAGTGACGGGGACTTAAGGCAGCTCCTCGAGGTGGAGGAGGAGTCGTTCCCTGCGGGGCAGAGGTACTCGGCTGAGACCTTCAGGTACCTCATGTCGCTCAGGGGCTCCTTCACGATAGTCGCAGAGGAGGGCGATATCATAGTAGGCTACGTGATCGGCTACATGGAGGGCAGGGGGGTCGGGCACGTGGCCTCCCTCGCCGTGAGGAAAGCCTACAGGAGGAGGGGCGTGGGGACGGCCCTTATGCTTGAGGCCGAGAGGCTTCTCAGGGAGGAGGGGGCGGTCGTCATAAGGCTCGAGGTCAGCGCCTCAAACGGGGCGGCGCAGGCCCTCTACCTTAAGCTGGGTTACAGGCCCGCGGCGAGGCTGCCTGGGTACTACGCGGGCAGGGAGGACGGCGTACTCATGATAAAGGCGCTGGCGTAG
- a CDS encoding protease pro-enzyme activation domain-containing protein produces the protein MEARRVLGAAIAIALVLVTLPELPATSAQGTPVIGVLYVPLRDLPLVFLYAEEASTPGSPLYGHFMNSSVLSQALPPPSQVAQAEGYLESRGLRVMGVIEGSLIVFEGLSSQLPQAFGGYPVYGSYDGQPFYVYSAYVPGLGLVFSSNLSPSPDGLIGRPSSPLTPRELQEAYNVTPLLEEGVTGSGVQVGIIAYYGDPYLGQALGYYDEAFDLPPARVSFASVGPYNPSLGVYTGWSNEVEADAEVVHAVAPGSGLVLISLYPGLPLSAAVAEVDQLNETAVVLQTFNFPEGLIGYAGYSWFFYNVYLSDIYYALGAAEGITFVAAAGDNGGLSSFGPLGALGYPASSPWVLSVGGLTTFLGNYTSLAAWSATGSTGTAGGASGVEPMPWWQALAAGKVGGREVPDVSADASPATGVPVINASGHEVIAGGTSVAASIVAGELAVIEQAVGHRLGLAAPALYMMYRGGCCSSSTRSALMQASLGYSFPWVVGSGYNAVTGLGAINAGEAAYWLRGERLLSVIGPRAPMILVNVTSLSSQGPDLLPGQEVHVEAVITYQGRAVSSGCAMLYLETALQGVVEGVPMEYSDGAWSASLRVPSNASGLAMIEVRACANYTWGAYEYEAFIGYFMSDLNVTPGEPYLGATALEYNITELNGTPATGRFSLGLYRYEFFNNSYAPVAGYLVGPNGTVTLSLSSPGFEALVAKPPAYGVVPLEVGLGLNVSYHPQVIGGYSFAPGGCMYVEATVRAPAQAHGYPGLAGRLERGDNLTVYIIANHSGLLSYIYSAQLFYNSSAGAYLGCVRLPGFLGRGLYAVEVTASYDSVELGNVSGQYYGFIYVDQPLAAELLVPAYSMEGQGVEVRALITYPNGTPVRSGAFSVTAFPAAYPGLYGPLSEVQVPLSFNSSSGAWEATIVLPWTNGSGSLAGGWAPPTSWEVVLSGMSQEEVLAPVTAAVTQLPVTYYSDRDLAQGQFSPVSSYFYDVNVTFSGGLYDDVFAGTDYMVNSAAEVVDSLVNGTLVLVRSNVTLVGVTALNLVLVNSTVYLLQSNVTSVSVGPGSRVVVEEPYYVQVVAARLEAQLADYVQELEGNVSGLSAELGRDFSSLSGQVGALQLQVEDIAYNLTSLWQLSSSLRSNLTGLSYAVNASVAYARELYSEAVSAVSYVKAIPAEVNESLEGVYRNVSGLEESVSSLSQGLEGVSAELSVIRENISSLSGELRLQGAEVNGTQGRVMQLGAWLEGNVSELSARVTGLSTFTGSQVEELSGRQAALQRYAYAALGLSLAGLALAAYAVVPGLLRRPSGREAQ, from the coding sequence TTGGAGGCTCGCCGCGTCCTGGGCGCTGCCATAGCAATAGCCCTCGTCCTTGTGACCCTGCCTGAGCTGCCGGCCACGTCAGCGCAGGGGACGCCCGTGATAGGGGTCCTCTACGTGCCGCTCAGGGACCTGCCCCTCGTCTTCCTCTACGCCGAGGAGGCCAGCACCCCTGGCTCCCCTCTGTACGGCCACTTCATGAACTCGTCCGTCCTCTCCCAGGCGCTGCCTCCCCCCTCTCAGGTGGCCCAGGCAGAGGGCTACCTCGAGTCAAGGGGCCTCAGGGTGATGGGCGTCATAGAGGGCTCCCTGATAGTGTTTGAGGGCCTCTCCTCCCAGCTTCCCCAGGCCTTCGGGGGGTACCCGGTCTACGGCAGCTATGATGGGCAGCCCTTCTACGTCTACTCCGCTTACGTGCCGGGCCTCGGCCTCGTCTTCTCGTCAAACCTGAGCCCGAGCCCTGACGGGCTGATAGGGAGGCCCTCGTCCCCCCTCACCCCCAGGGAGCTGCAGGAGGCATACAACGTCACCCCCCTCCTCGAGGAAGGCGTCACGGGCTCAGGGGTCCAGGTGGGAATCATCGCATACTACGGCGACCCGTACCTCGGGCAGGCCCTGGGCTACTACGACGAGGCCTTCGACCTCCCCCCTGCGAGGGTCTCCTTTGCCAGCGTGGGCCCCTACAACCCAAGCCTCGGCGTCTACACGGGCTGGTCCAACGAGGTGGAGGCGGACGCTGAGGTGGTCCACGCCGTGGCCCCCGGCTCCGGCCTGGTCCTCATCTCCCTTTACCCCGGCCTCCCCCTCTCAGCCGCTGTGGCTGAGGTAGACCAGCTTAACGAGACTGCCGTGGTCCTCCAGACCTTCAACTTCCCGGAGGGGCTGATCGGCTACGCTGGCTACTCCTGGTTCTTCTACAACGTCTACCTCTCTGACATATACTACGCTCTCGGGGCGGCCGAGGGCATCACCTTCGTCGCGGCGGCTGGGGACAATGGGGGGCTCTCAAGCTTTGGGCCGCTGGGGGCCCTCGGGTACCCAGCGTCGTCGCCCTGGGTGCTCTCCGTGGGAGGGCTGACGACCTTCCTTGGGAACTACACCTCCCTGGCGGCCTGGTCGGCCACAGGCAGCACTGGCACGGCTGGCGGCGCGAGCGGCGTTGAGCCGATGCCGTGGTGGCAGGCCCTGGCCGCCGGGAAGGTAGGCGGCAGGGAGGTGCCCGACGTCTCGGCCGACGCGAGCCCGGCGACTGGGGTCCCCGTGATAAACGCCTCCGGCCATGAGGTGATCGCAGGCGGCACCAGCGTCGCCGCCTCCATAGTTGCAGGGGAGCTGGCTGTGATAGAGCAGGCCGTGGGCCACAGGCTCGGCCTCGCGGCCCCCGCGCTCTACATGATGTACAGGGGAGGGTGCTGCAGCAGCTCGACCAGGTCAGCCCTAATGCAGGCCTCCCTGGGCTACAGCTTCCCGTGGGTGGTGGGCAGCGGCTACAACGCCGTCACAGGCCTCGGCGCCATAAACGCTGGCGAGGCGGCCTACTGGCTGAGGGGCGAGAGGCTCCTCTCCGTGATAGGGCCGAGGGCCCCCATGATACTCGTTAACGTGACCTCCCTGAGCTCCCAGGGCCCTGACCTGCTGCCCGGCCAGGAGGTCCACGTTGAGGCTGTGATCACATACCAGGGGCGCGCCGTGTCGAGCGGCTGCGCGATGCTCTACCTTGAGACTGCGCTGCAGGGGGTGGTCGAGGGCGTACCGATGGAGTACAGCGACGGGGCGTGGAGCGCCTCCCTCAGGGTGCCCTCAAACGCCTCAGGCCTCGCAATGATTGAGGTGAGGGCGTGCGCGAACTACACCTGGGGGGCGTACGAGTACGAGGCCTTCATAGGCTACTTCATGAGCGACCTCAACGTGACGCCTGGGGAGCCCTACCTCGGCGCCACGGCCCTCGAGTACAACATCACCGAGCTCAACGGGACCCCGGCCACGGGGAGGTTCAGCCTTGGGCTGTACCGCTACGAGTTCTTTAACAACAGCTACGCGCCCGTCGCGGGCTACCTTGTAGGGCCAAACGGCACTGTAACGCTCAGCCTCAGCTCTCCCGGCTTTGAGGCTCTCGTGGCGAAGCCTCCAGCATACGGCGTCGTCCCTCTAGAGGTCGGCCTCGGGCTCAACGTGAGCTACCACCCGCAGGTCATTGGGGGCTACTCCTTCGCCCCCGGGGGCTGCATGTACGTCGAGGCCACGGTAAGGGCGCCCGCGCAGGCCCACGGCTACCCAGGGCTTGCCGGCAGGCTGGAGCGCGGGGACAACCTGACAGTCTACATAATTGCGAACCACAGCGGCCTGCTATCATACATCTACTCAGCGCAGCTCTTCTACAACAGCAGCGCTGGGGCCTACCTGGGCTGCGTCAGGCTGCCAGGCTTCCTGGGCAGGGGCCTCTACGCCGTTGAGGTTACTGCCTCCTACGACTCCGTTGAGCTCGGCAACGTGAGCGGCCAGTACTACGGCTTCATATACGTTGACCAGCCCCTTGCCGCTGAGCTCCTCGTGCCCGCCTACTCTATGGAGGGGCAGGGGGTTGAGGTCAGGGCGCTTATAACGTACCCCAACGGCACGCCCGTGAGGTCAGGGGCCTTCTCGGTCACCGCGTTCCCTGCGGCGTACCCCGGGCTCTACGGCCCCCTCTCGGAGGTGCAGGTGCCTCTTTCCTTCAACTCTTCGAGCGGCGCCTGGGAGGCGACCATAGTGCTGCCGTGGACCAACGGGAGCGGCAGCCTGGCCGGGGGCTGGGCCCCGCCGACCTCATGGGAGGTGGTGCTCTCTGGCATGTCGCAGGAGGAGGTGCTCGCCCCGGTTACTGCAGCTGTCACCCAGCTCCCCGTCACATATTACAGCGACAGGGACCTGGCCCAGGGCCAGTTCTCGCCCGTCAGCTCGTACTTCTACGACGTCAACGTTACCTTCAGCGGGGGGCTGTACGACGACGTGTTCGCCGGCACGGACTACATGGTGAACAGCGCCGCCGAGGTCGTGGACTCCCTGGTCAACGGCACCCTGGTGCTGGTCAGGTCAAACGTCACCCTCGTAGGGGTCACGGCGCTGAACCTAGTGCTGGTCAACTCCACGGTCTACCTGCTGCAGTCAAACGTGACGAGCGTGTCTGTGGGCCCGGGCTCAAGGGTGGTGGTTGAGGAGCCCTACTACGTGCAGGTCGTCGCGGCGAGGCTTGAGGCCCAGCTGGCTGACTACGTGCAGGAGCTAGAGGGGAACGTAAGCGGCCTCTCGGCGGAGCTGGGCAGGGACTTCAGCAGCCTAAGCGGGCAGGTGGGCGCGCTGCAGCTGCAGGTCGAGGACATCGCCTACAACCTAACCTCGCTCTGGCAGCTGTCCAGCTCCCTCAGGTCCAACCTGACGGGCCTCAGCTACGCCGTCAACGCGTCGGTGGCGTACGCCAGGGAGCTCTACTCCGAGGCCGTGAGCGCCGTGAGCTACGTCAAGGCGATCCCGGCGGAGGTCAACGAGAGCCTTGAGGGGGTCTACAGGAACGTGTCGGGGCTGGAGGAAAGCGTGAGCTCGCTGTCTCAGGGCCTTGAGGGTGTGAGCGCAGAGCTCAGCGTGATCAGGGAGAACATCAGCTCGCTGAGCGGCGAGCTCAGGCTGCAGGGGGCTGAGGTCAACGGGACGCAGGGCAGGGTTATGCAGCTGGGCGCCTGGCTGGAGGGCAACGTCAGCGAGCTGTCAGCGAGGGTGACGGGGCTCTCCACGTTCACGGGCAGCCAGGTGGAGGAGCTCTCGGGCAGGCAGGCGGCCCTGCAGAGGTACGCCTACGCTGCCCTTGGGCTCTCCCTCGCTGGCCTTGCGCTCGCTGCCTACGCCGTCGTCCCAGGGCTGCTGAGGAGGCCCTCGGGGAGGGAGGCGCAGTAG
- a CDS encoding family 1 encapsulin nanocompartment shell protein, with translation MLSRNPTEPSQKVEGSGVAQAVRLAVIAELDAINLYQQLADAIGDDSVKKVLLDVAREEKTHFGEFLELLRRLDPEQVRELEAGSAEVAGELKAQGGDNSDPAQQGQALGPLSGDEASSLLSAVREELGRARPLRQALPVSQVGQGVLAVPSDSLTEGDAVKASAQPLPLSRLSAYFEVTQDLIDYSRRASLPLRPSSALRAARDLALAEEALVVRSLEASAGVRVSGSWASPGSFTSLVAKALSQLKVRAPSYLLIISPSARAALASVIDPSGLDELSRASRLVSVVVSPGAKDDVALLVPPEADVVDIAVGSDSRVDYVGLIEGSHRFALWETVAVRVKEPSAVAAIAQAA, from the coding sequence TTGCTCTCGAGGAACCCAACGGAGCCCTCCCAGAAGGTGGAGGGCAGCGGGGTCGCCCAGGCCGTGAGGCTTGCAGTGATAGCGGAGCTTGACGCCATAAACCTCTACCAGCAGCTTGCCGACGCTATAGGCGACGACTCCGTCAAGAAGGTCCTCCTTGACGTTGCAAGGGAGGAGAAGACGCACTTCGGCGAGTTCCTTGAGCTCCTCAGGAGGCTCGACCCAGAGCAGGTGAGGGAGCTTGAGGCCGGCTCCGCCGAGGTAGCCGGGGAGCTGAAGGCCCAGGGAGGGGACAACAGCGACCCGGCCCAGCAGGGCCAGGCCTTAGGCCCCCTCTCGGGGGACGAGGCCTCCTCCCTCCTCTCGGCGGTAAGAGAGGAGCTGGGCAGGGCCAGGCCCCTCAGGCAGGCTCTCCCCGTGAGCCAGGTGGGCCAGGGGGTGCTCGCTGTCCCCTCAGACTCCCTCACAGAGGGGGACGCTGTTAAGGCATCAGCCCAGCCCCTGCCCCTCTCAAGGCTTTCGGCCTACTTCGAGGTAACGCAGGACCTCATAGACTACTCGCGCAGGGCCTCCCTGCCGCTCAGGCCCTCGTCCGCGCTCAGGGCCGCGAGGGACCTGGCGCTTGCGGAGGAGGCCCTCGTGGTGAGGTCCCTTGAGGCGTCCGCGGGGGTCAGGGTTTCAGGCAGCTGGGCCTCCCCAGGCTCCTTCACCTCCCTCGTGGCTAAGGCGTTAAGCCAGCTAAAGGTCAGGGCCCCCTCGTACCTGCTCATAATATCGCCGTCTGCAAGGGCCGCGCTGGCCTCAGTCATAGACCCCTCGGGCCTCGACGAGCTCAGCAGGGCGTCGCGCCTCGTGAGCGTTGTCGTCTCCCCGGGCGCCAAGGACGACGTGGCGCTGCTGGTGCCCCCTGAAGCCGACGTCGTTGACATAGCCGTAGGCTCAGACTCAAGGGTCGACTACGTCGGCCTCATCGAGGGCTCCCACAGGTTCGCCCTCTGGGAGACAGTAGCTGTGAGGGTCAAGGAGCCCTCAGCCGTAGCGGCGATAGCTCAGGCCGCCTAA